A window from Acropora palmata chromosome 14, jaAcrPala1.3, whole genome shotgun sequence encodes these proteins:
- the LOC141866916 gene encoding tolloid-like protein 2 — MNSILAFCVLCGFATNLTTARGLNETGCSPIVNNTWESPRYPSSYPRNLDCNISVPIPSGAAMRIFFQAFYIPYGSFGYCWGDYLVIRNENGEDFGRYCGFRPGTTALLNGTIVVLTFHSDSTNNGGRFRLVFTPIYRNEENRYPNEQACPQLINNTLESGGFPSHHFLQRIESPGFPSNYTQKMDCNISIPIPLGHTMLVFFQDFNIYQYYSWTCRYYGYVEIMNEQGYSFGKYCGSRNGQVVVVNGRLVVLRFRSGSYGSFGRFRLLLTPETAPPSTQRPTPATYPVCPQLISNTVRSPGYPYSYSHRMDCNISFPIPSGESTYIFFRDFNIPQYFFSCWYYGYLEIMNEKGDSFGKYCGRQSGNQVTVNGSLVVLRFVSGYYGSYGRFELSYSFGSKLPTARPGATQHPRYPACAQLINSNVESPGYPGYYRHRMDCNVSVPIPSGATMRIFFQDFNIRQYYSSCWYYGYLEIMNENGDNFGKFCGDRQVQPVLVNGSFVVLKFQSGNYGGHGRFRLLLTPVYPFTTSQPGSSRAVLPSHASQVVGHTSYALPLDAQSQLKNFIANLRDILVQMEYVVNNQLSGPSFGNSTKRDHIARINDAVKYVETAMKRAGQQMHNLDRVIFEQLKKRAAEIIAKMEDEEGQYKERAQLEDRMLVKDREESIQKNELKEEKKEA; from the exons ATGAATTCCATCCTG GCATTTTGTGTTCTTTGTGGTTTTGCAACTAATCTTACAACAGCCAGAGGCCTTAATGAAACAG gttGCTCACCAATTGTAAACAACACCTGGGAGAGTCCGAGATATCCCAGCAGCTATCCACGCAATTTAGATTGCAACATTTCCGTTCCCATTCCTTCCGGCGCAGCGATgcgaattttctttcaagccTTCTACATCCCGTATGGTTCATTTGGATACTGCTG GGGCGATTATCTGGTAATACGCAATGAAAACGGCGAGGACTTTGGCAGGTATTGTGGTTTTCGACCGGGGACAACTGCCTTGTTAAATGGCACCATCGTTGTGCTAACATTTCATTCAGACAGTACCAACAACGGTGGAAGATTTCGGTTAGTCTTCACCCCTATTTACC gTAATGAAGAAAACAGATATCCTAACGAACAAG CTTGCCCACAACTTATCAACAACACCTTGGAAAGCGGAGGGTTTCCCAGCCACCACTTCTTACAAAGAATAGAAAGTCCAGGATTTCCCAGCAACTATACACAAAAAATGGATTGCAACATCTCCATTCCCATTCCCTTGGGCCATACCATGCTTGTCTTctttcaggacttcaacattTATCAGTATTACTCTTGGACCTGTCG GTATTACGGTTATGTGGAGATAATGAATGAACAAGGATATAGCTTTGGAAAATATTGTGGCAGTCGTAATGGACAAGTCGTCGTGGTGAATGGTCGCCTTGTTGTTCTAAGATTTCGTTCCGGATCTTACGGCAGTTTTGGTCGATTTCGATTGCTTTTGACTCCTG AAACTGCACCTCCCTCGACACAACGACCTACACCGGCCACATATCCAG tctGCCCACAACTTATCAGCAACACCGTGAGAAGCCCAGGCTATCCCTATTCCTATTCACACAGAATGGATTGCAACATCTCCTTTCCCATTCCCTCGGGCGAGAGCACATACATCTTTTTTCGGGACTTCAACATTCCTCAGTATTTTTTCTCCTGCTG GTATTATGGTTATCTAGagataatgaatgaaaaagGAGACAGCTTTGGTAAATATTGTGGCCGTCAAAGTGGAAACCAGGTCACGGTGAATGGTAGCCTTGTTGTTCTAAGATTTGTTTCAGGATATTATGGCAGTTATGGTCGATTTGAATTGAGTTACAGCTTTGGTTCGA AATTACCAACTGCACGCCCTGGCGCGACACAACACCCAAGATATCCAG ccTGCGCACAACTTATCAACAGCAACGTGGAAAGCCCAGGATATCCCGGCTATTATAGACACAGAATGGATTGCAACGTCTCCGTTCCTATTCCTTCGGGTGCGACCATGCGAATCTTCTTTCAGGACTTCAATATTCGTCAGTATTATTCGTCCTGCTG gTATTATGGTTATCTGGAGATAATGAATGAAAACGGAGACAATTTTGGTAAATTTTGTGGCGATCGTCAAGTACAACCAGTCTTGGTGAATGGTAGCTTTGTTGTTCTAAAATTTCAATCAGGAAATTACGGCGGTCATGGTCGATTTCGGTTGCTTCTCACGCCTGTTTACC CGTTCACAACAAGTCAACCAGGTTCTTCTCGAGCCGTACTTCCCTCGCATGCTTCACAAGTAGTTGGTCATACTTCATACGCACTTCCCTTAGATGCTCAAAG tcaACTCAAAAACTTTATTGCAAACCTCAGAGACATCCTCGTTCAG ATGGAATATGTTGTAAACAACCAACTGAGTGGCCCTTCCTTTGGGAACTCCACGAAACGGGATCACATAG CTCGCATCAATGATGCTGTGAAGTACGTGGAAACTGCCATGAAAAGAGCCGGTCAGCAAATGCATAACCTCGACAGAGTGATATTTGAACAGTTGAAGAAGAGGGCTGCTGAAATAATAGCAAAGATGGAAGATGAGGAAG GCCAGTACAAGGAAAGAGCGCAGTTGGAGGATCGAATGCTGGTGAAAGATAGAGAGGAAAGCATTCAAAAGAACGAGCtcaaagaagagaagaaagaagcTTGA